One window from the genome of Populus alba chromosome 15, ASM523922v2, whole genome shotgun sequence encodes:
- the LOC140954129 gene encoding protein TRANSPARENT TESTA GLABRA 1-like encodes MENSTQESHLRSENTITYESPYPLYAMAISSTPSRTNQHQRIALGSFTEDYNNRIDIVSFDPETLSVKTHQNLSLEHPYPPTKLMFSPSSLHKSNDLLASSGDYLRLWEVRDSASIEPVFVLNNSKTGEFCAPLTSFDWNDIEPKRIGTCSIDTTCTIWDIEKGAVETQLIAHDKEVYDIAWGEARVFASVSADGSVRIFDLRDKEHSTIIYESPRPDTPLLRLAWNKQDLRYMATTLMDSNKVVILDIRSPTIPVAELERHRSSVNAIAWAPQSCCHICSAGDDSQALIWELPTVAGPNGIDPMSMCSAASEINQLQWSAALPDWIAIAFSNKMQLLKV; translated from the coding sequence ATGGAGAACTCAACCCAAGAATCCCACCTAAGATCAGAAAACACCATAACCTATGAATCTCCGTACCCTCTCTATGCCATGGCAATCTCTTCGACCCCATCTCGCACAAACCAACACCAACGCATTGCCTTGGGCAGCTTCACTGAAGACTACAACAACCGCATAGACATTGTCTCTTTTGACCCTGAAACCCTCTCTGTCAAAACCCATCAAAATCTCTCTCTTGAACACCCTTATCCACCCACCAAGCTCATGTTCAGCCCTTCCTCTCTTCACAAGTCCAATGACCTTTTAGCCTCTTCTGGTGACTATCTTCGCTTATGGGAAGTTAGAGACTCTGCTTCTATTGAGCCTGTTTTTGTGCTCAACAATAGTAAGACGGGTGAGTTTTGTGCTCCGTTAACTTCTTTTGATTGGAATGATATTGAACCTAAAAGAATTGGTACTTGTAGTATTGATACAACCTGTACGATTTGGGATATTGAAAAGGGTGCTGTTGAAACACAACTTATAGCTCATGATAAGGAAGTTTATGATATTGCTTGGGGTGAAGCAAGGGTTTTCGCTTCAGTTTCAGCTGATGGGTCAGTTAGGATTTTTGATTTAAGAGATAAGGAACATTCTACTATTATATATGAGAGTCCTAGACCTGATACACCCTTGTTGAGATTGGCTTGGAACAAGCAGGATTTGAGGTATATGGCCACCACTTTGATGGATAGCAATAAAGTTGTGATCTTGGATATTAGGTCCCCAACAATACCTGTTGCGGAGTTGGAGAGGCATCGTTCGAGTGTGAATGCGATTGCTTGGGCTCCGCAGAGTTGTTGTCATATTTGTTCTGCTGGTGATGATTCACAGGCTCTTATTTGGGAGTTGCCTACTGTGGCTGGACCTAATGGGATTGATCCAATGTCCATGTGCTCTGCTGCTTCTGAAATTAACCAGCTTCAGTGGTCTGCTGCACTGCCTGATTGGATTGCCATCGcgttttcaaataaaatgcagcttttaaaagtttga
- the LOC118043961 gene encoding protein DOWNY MILDEW RESISTANCE 6, whose amino-acid sequence MDTKVISSGVHYTNLPASYVRPESERPRLSEVSTCEDVPVIDLGCQDRNQIVQQVGDACEHYGFFQVINHGVSLEAVEKMLGVAHDFFSLPVEEKLKLYSDDPSKTMRLSTSFNVNKEKVHNWRDYLRLHCYPLDKYVPEWPSNPPPFKEIVRSYCIQVRELGFRIQELISESLGLEKDHIKNVLGEQGQHMAVNFYPPCPEPELTYGLPAHTDPNALTILLQDLSAAGLQVLLKDGKWAAVNPHPDAFVINIGDQLQALSNGRYKSVWHRAITNTDKARMSVASFLCPCDNALITPPKALTDDGTGAIYRDFTYAEYYKKFWSRNLDQEHCLELFKN is encoded by the exons ATGGATACAAAAGTAATTTCCTCTGGCGTCCATTACACGAACTTGCCGGCTAGCTATGTTAGGCCGGAATCTGAGCGTCCCAGGCTGTCGGAAGTTTCAACGTGCGAAGATGTTCCGGTTATAGATTTAGGTTGTCAGGATAGGAACCAAATTGTCCAACAAGTTGGAGATGCCTGCGAGCACTATGGCTTTTTCCAG GTGATCAATCATGGAGTGTCCTTGGAAGCGGTGGAGAAAATGTTAGGAGTGGCCCATGATTTCTTCAGCTTGCCGGTTGAGGAGAAGCTGAAGCTGTACTCAGATGACCCATCAAAGACAATGAGACTTTCTACAAGTTTTAATGTGAATAAGGAAAAGGTCCACAACTGGAGGGATTATCTTAGACTCCATTGCTACCCTCTTGACAAATATGTGCCTGAGTGGCCTTCTAATCCTCCTCCTTTCAA GGAAATTGTAAGGAGTTACTGCATACAAGTTCGGGAACTTGGGTTTAGAATACAGGAACTGATATCAGAGAGCTTAGGCCTCGAAAAGGATcacataaaaaatgttttgggtGAACAAGGACAGCATATGGCTGTAAACTTTTACCCTCCATGTCCAGAGCCAGAGTTGACTTATGGATTGCCAGCACATACAGACCCCAACGCCCTAACAATCTTACTTCAAGACCTATCAGCGGCAGGCCTTCAAGTCCTCCTCAAAGATGGAAAGTGGGCTGCAGTTAATCCTCATCCGGATGCTTTTGTCATCAACATTGGTGACCAGTTACAG GCACTAAGCAATGGAAGATATAAGAGTGTGTGGCACCGAGCCATTACCAATACAGACAAGGCAAGAATGTCAGTTGCTTCCTTCCTCTGTCCGTGTGATAACGCATTGATCACCCCACCTAAGGCTCTCACCGATGATGGAACCGGAGCCATATACAGGGATTTCACGTATGCAGAATATTACAAGAAGTTTTGGAGCAGGAACTTGGATCAAGAACATTGTTTggaacttttcaagaactaa